The window GTTCCAATTTCAATGCTGTGAATGAATGGAAACAAGAGACAAAGAGAGTGAAGTTAACAGTAAGAACTGAGGGGAAAAGGGCATCGCGGACTGGGAACATTGACAGTTTCTTCAAGCATCTTTAACACCTCCTTCATTTCAGGCCTCAGCGACGTCTCCTCTTGAATACACCAAATTGCTATCATCAACAAAGTCTCTAGCCTCTTCTGCCTCTTCTCATCCCTCATGGCCTCCTCATCCCCCTCCACCAACTCTTCAAGTTTACCGTATCTGTAGCAATCATAAGCCCAGTCCGTTAATATTGCTTTGTCTTTGCCACCACAGGCTGTCTGGGCAACACTCCTACAAGAGATAATCTCCAACAACATCACTCCAAAGCTATAAGTATCCACTTTTGCTGTGATCGGCATACTCCGGAACCACTCTGGTGCCATATACCCTCTAGTTCCTCTAATACTTGTAAGAGTTAAGACCTGGTCAGGCATTAAGAGCTTTGCCAATCCAAAATCAGAAATCCTTGGCCTGAAAAAATTGTCGAGAAGTATGTTCTGAGGCTTTATATCACAATGGATGATCTGGGTGCTGCATTCTTCGTGTAAGTATGCAAGCCCTCTTGCAATCCCGATTGCAATCGGGGTTCTTCGGTCCCAATGAGGCCTTGAGCGTCCAAAGAGAAAGCTTGCCAAAGAGCCATTGCTCATGAACTCATATACCAAAAGCCTGTGTGGCCCTTCCTCACAAAATCCAAACAATCGAACTAAATTCTCGTGGTGGGTCTGACCGATCACACTTACCTCTGTTTTGAATTCCTTCTCACCTTCTTGAACCAGCTTGTTTAGTCTCTTGACTGCAACCAGATTGTTAGAGCTGAATGGATAGAGACCTTTGTAAACAATGCCAAAAGAACCCTGTCCCAATTCTTCCTTGAACCCATTTGTTGCTTCTTCGAGTTCTTTGTATGTAAATGAATGCAGATTAGTCTCTGAAATGCTAGAAACTTGCTTACTAACTTTTGGTCTTTTTTGGTACGCAATGCAAGCAGTCAGACAAATTGCAGCTAACAATAGGAAGTTGATCATAAATATAGAACCACCCATCGATCCAGACAGGATAACTATTGTTCGATCTTTCTTCTTCGTGCTTGAAGAACTTGCAAGCCTTACTTTGAAGAAAGCCTTCAAAGTGTCGTTTGCCTTGAACCTCCCATTGGAGAGTGGAAGCCTCTTCTTCCAACATTTCACGTTACTATAAATAACAACTGCACAGTAACAGTCCAGCAAGCAAGAATTCTTGCAGCCCTCTTCACTAATGGGCTCAATCCTTTCGTAATCAGCGAATGGCCAATTTGTGCCTCTCAGCTCCTTGAATTCAAACAGAGTCTCAGGGGAACCAGATTCACCCTTTTCACATACAAGTGGGATTTTTGGTTTGCAGCCACTGAGACTGTTGTTTGGATCATTTAGGGTGTATTCAGGTGGGCATTTACATTGCGGCATCCCATTAGCTACTTTGCAGTAGCTATTATAACCACAAGCACCACTGCCTAGGAACCCTTTAATGTCACAGACATTATCAGGAAATGATTTCTCAATGGACCAGTCTCCAGTACCGCCACGAGAAGGCCTTGGATGGGCGTACAGATAAAATGCTCCACGAACATCAAGGGTAGCCCTGTGATAGAAACCAGCAATTGGGAATATGGCGGATGGTGAGAGATTAACAATGCTTCCATTGCTCCTCTCTATATAAAGACGGCCTGATTCGTTGAAGACCAACTTCGAACAATCATCAGCGGGATTAGCATCAATAGCAAAGTAGGGAGCATAAGGAAAATTAGACGGCAAAGAGACAGGATTGAGCACGAGCGTTCCATCTTCGAGCAATCGGAGCTGAAACATTCCCCTTGAGTAGTCAATTTTCGACAGCCGAGAAGAAAGACTACCACCCACTTGCAGTGTCTGTCCAGGCAACATGGTGTCTGTAGGTTGGCTGAAGCTCTCCCATATGTGAACAGACTTCTTACTTTTAAGCACGAAGTTGCCATTGTCGAGCATGGCAGCGTAAGCGACATTTCTGGAATTGATCATTTCAGCCTTCCATAACTGCTGGCCTTTAGGATTTGTAAGCACGAATTGACCACCTTTTGTAAGCTCAATAATGGAATTTTTTGGTGCTGGGTTACCACCATTGGCGTACCAAACAACAGTTTGATCTGGTATTTGGTTGAACCAAATACAGAGCAAGAAGAAATTCTTATCTTCAAGGGGGCGAAATCCGAAGGCAAAGTCACCGGAAGGTGAAGTCCATGGAGAGCCTCCATCGCCAGATATGAGATGGGAATTCAAGTTCACTTTAGCTTGAGAGACatccaaaaggagaaaaagaagaaaagagaagaagagaatatgaggaaaagcaACATTAGAAGCCATTGCCAAAAGCTATTTGGGAAAAGGCCTGAGAGACCTCAAAAAATTTTACAAGCAAGATTTGAAGTTTCAATACAAAACATAAGACAGACATGTAAATGAAAAATGCTAGCAGCGCGAATTGATGAGTCGATCCCTTGCAAACTCTGGTTTTGTCAAGGTTAGTTGATGCGTGTACAGAAAAGGGATGAGAAAAAGataggagaggagccgaatctgAGAATATATGGTCTTATGGCTTCAGTGCTTCACAGGTAAGTTGAGTGCGTTGAGTTTGATTGAGAAAGCCTTCTTCTCGGATTCAAAAAGTATATCTTCTATGTGAATTCTCATTGGGCAGACAGGTACGATTTAATAGATTATAAGTAGTTATATGCCAGCTCTTTAGCACTTTAGATAATTCTTATAACTTCTCCATTATAAcatgggaaaatatcatccctcTCCTTTAAGTTTTCTTAATATCAATTTAGTAcctaagttttaaaaaatatcaaccCCTACTTTATAAGGTTACTATCAACCATGCCTTGAGTGACTAACGCtgttaaaaaacaaataaaagacgcAATCGCCccctcttcttctacttcttcctcctctgcgaACAAGAGAAGAATTATCCAAATATACGCTTCATCGTGAAAATCGTCATCTATCCGCCAGGATCGTTCTTTTTTACCCGGAAGTTTGGTTGATGGATCAGTGAGGCAAGTTAATCTGGAAACAGATCAGAAGAAAATCCACAGCTATCCGACTCTAATCAATGGATTTTGTCCTGCAAAATCTCCGAATTAcaaaaatttgacatataaTGATTTTCAGAAGTTTAATGGGGTCAAGTTCACTGGATTACTCCTTTTCGGATCGACCGAGTTTGATTAATTTATATGCTGAAGAGGAATCTACTTTTATTAAGAAAATGCTGGAAGCTGAGGTGTGTTCTGCTCGGGTTCTGTCACCTTTCCGTGAGGAAAGTGGTGATGAGGAGCTGTCAGTTCTTCCTCGTTTTGATGTTGCAggtgtgaagaagaagaagaagaagatacagaaactaaaaaaggggttttgatttgggGTGAAAAACGATGAAGGGTGGTAATAATGATATCCAATTCCTCAGATTTCTGGACTTTGGTTGATGGACATAAATTGTAAGGAAGTTGTTTCGTTTGAAAAGGATGCCGATTTTTTATGTCCGTCCGAATTAAGAAGCAAAAGATGACATCATATTGTGGCTATAACCTGGAATCACAAAGCTTAAACTCAGTTGACTACTTATCGATCAGTTTTGAATCTGGAAAAGACATTAAAGTTTCAATGCAATTTTTGAAATCAATGAACAAAAATAGTCTTATCCGAACTAATTACCTCCTtctattagattctgtttcCGTGAAATCAACCGTGGATTCCACAGTCCAGAATTGAActcggaagaaaaaaaatagtcttTTAAGCTCTAATCGATCTTCTCATCAGTCAACACTGAAGTAATTGTAGAAATCTGAAATCTGCCATTATTTCTACTCTTCTGTAGCTCCgcatttcaaaaaaatttacagATTTCATTAGATTATCATTAAAAAGAATAGCTGATCTTTGAACTCTACAAAAAACATGTGAGATCAATATAAACTCAATCGGAGCAAATAACAGTATCAATAACCTAAACATAAGAAATCGTGAAGGCAGTTGAGttctggaagaagaagaagaagaagatggtgaggGAAGGAGATCTGGACGGCGATGGAGCTCTCAACGAGACGGAGTTCTGCATCTTAATGGTCAGGCTCAGCCCCGGGATGATGGAAGACGCTGAGGCGTGGCTTGAGAAGGCTCTCCTTCCGGAGCTGCAACGATCTGCTTAGTTAGTTTCACCTTCAGCttcagaggaaaaagaagaagaacagggattttgattttttagggattttgggattggagagggtaaaaatggaattaaaaaaaattaagggtaatctggggttttaaaaaaattggacaTGTCCATGTCATCAATTAATGACTTTTTTAAcagttagggtacggttgatagtaaCTTTATAAAGTAAAGGAGGGgacaatatttttcaaaacttggataCTAAGTTGATATTAAAGAAACATAGAAaagagggggatgatattttcccttataACATTTATCAACAACTAATaatttagcaaaaaaaaaaatccactagTTCATAGTATAAACTAGTGGATTTTTTTCCACTAGATTATGTGTTGGGCAGCAACCGATCACATAATAATGTCAACGGTTATTCCAAAATTCGTATTTGATCCGCATTTGTATCTGTTTATGAGAATTcaaatccgtccaaaaactAATCAGATACGAACATAATAATCCCCATATCCAATCGATTATTATTCGATCCGTTTAGCAATCTGATAttaataaaatgtctgaaatatatTTTGTGTTAGTCTGTCtgattaagttaccttattggatcttgttttcttaattttatcattttataaattaagataagggagaatttcctagatctactagattaaaaaaaaaatttacaaaaccaGTAGcaataaattatgttttacattcttaagttacttgatttaaaaaaatttaccaaTCCCCCAcatgagtaaaaaaaaattaaatgaataacccaaaatgccccaacatctttctctctccttcttcttcttctcccgaCGGAACCAGCCACTCCCTTGATCCAAATGGACCACATCCCCATCAATCTCCATATGTCAGGTTCATTCGATGGAAATATGAAATTGAACGAAAGTGCCCCCACCAAGCAACATTGAAGCATAACCTTGAACTACAAAAACAGTGTACAAAGTAGTCCCAGGTACTGCAGGATTCTTTGTTGCGGTGGAAGCCCTAGGCGCAAAAGTTTGTAGCAGTCTTTTGAACAACCTGATATATAACACAAACTCACGAAGATACAACttgaaagaaaatgaatttCTCACAAGACCCAAGTTCAAGTCAAGAAATTCTTAAATCCATAAAGAAAACAGAAGGAATGCCATATGGGCAAAGtaagaatttaaatttgaacTGAATTAAATTACTCCTAAAGCATTCACAATTCACATAGCCAGTGAAAATTAAAGCTATCCCTGGATATTGAGAATAATAACTTTCAATGTACGAAGAACTACTTCCAGTGTTAAATAGAATGTGGGTAATTGAGATTGGATGACAAAATGTTGCTTTCGGTATGATGCTTTGGAACTATATTTCGTACTCCTCCGAACAAACACAGATACACCCGGGATGGTGGGTGATAATAAAAGATAACGATTAACCATAAATCATATGAACTGGGTAATGGGTATTTCCCGAAAACGATTTATGGTTCAGGTTCTAAAGAAACAACAATTGATTTCAGGAAATAAAGCTTACCTTTTTTATGTCTTTATCAATTGCCGGAGTAGCAGATGAAGTAGTAGTCGAGATGGACTCAATACTACTTCTTTTGCTTGGATCTTGGTCTCCTCCGTGTTCTTCAACCGTCTCAAGACCATCTGACGTTGCCCcgattttgagttttcttctgTAACACTTTATAGCGTCGGACTTTTTTATCGGAAAGATGGCGGGAATTTTGGTTGAGAGTAACGCGTACATTTTCAATCTAGTTTTTCCTTTCTTAAAATCCTTCAGAAATGATTTGCCATTGGAAGCCGGTGCCCGCGAGGCGGCCACACTTCCACGGACAAAGTCACAGAGAGAGAAGTTGGGAGGAGATGATAAAAGTGAGGTCGGATATAAGGAGAttttttgttgaattatttGAAATTATAAATGATACATTACCAAATCTCACTACTGTTGCATCTTGCCAACCTGCCATGTCTTGTGATTGTGTTGAACCAGTCCCAGTCGAAGCCTCTCCGTTTCTATCTATAAATGCTATTCCAGGTTTGAATCAACCCATTAGGTGTAGGCGATCCCATTGATTGATTGACAGACCATTCCAATTAGAAATTAGAGGGCTGctattgaaaggagaagaatGGGGCAGGATTGCGGGGGGGCGATCAAGGGAGTGGTTGGTTCCGtcgggagaagaagaagaaggagagagaaggatgttgggggcattttaggttattcatttaactttttttaCTCATGTGGgggtttggtaaatctttttaaatcaagtaacttatgaatgtaaaacataatttactttactgattttgtaaattttcttttaatctagtagatctaggaaattcccCCTTAAGATAatatgattctttttctagattttatattggtttatttatatataatgttttatgtattgtgatacatggaatcacatatctattaaaataagaGTAAAGTTGTTTGTAACCAATCCGGTTACATTCTATTATTGTAATCGGACTTATTTGTCTATCCCACAATTATATGTCAATTTCTTAAGTTAGGGtattttctgtaattttgtcctctatctccttctctcctttctttctgtCTCTAcctccttcccctccccctctccggattcagatcctctactgccgagctgcccagcaagaccctactgccaagacacagcaaggcggtaaaTGACCGCCTTGCCCGACCCTCACCCGAGCAAGGCGctcggacaggggtaaggcgatcattccTCGCCttactgtgtcttggcagtaggatcctgccgggcagctcggtagtagaggatccaaactgCCCCCTCTCCCTCATACAACGGCTCCAGCTTCtggtccacctccctctctcctccccttacCACCCCTTGCACCAGCCTTGCCCCCACTCCCCGCAGCACCCCCATCCTACTGTCACTTCTCTTAGTCTCAAATGGCCAAGGCTACAAGAGGCAATTACAATGTTCAGTCCCTAGAAATTAACAGATACAACGAGTCATGGTCCTCGTGGATAGAGTAAACAAAGTTCCGGCCGGTGGTAATCATGAAATTGCTGCCACCAAGGATAGTGGAAGCAACTGCAGGTGGAGCACCATATTCATATATGAATTCAACCCACTAATTATTTTGCAAAATCTACTCCACCCACTTCAAAATTTAGAGTTTAGATTATAATAGTACTGATTTAGTTCCGACCACCAAGACTCGTCCTCTGATTTGTTTCCACACTTCAGGCTACACTCTCCAAGTTCAGAGATTCTCTGGTTTTGCTTTTCTtccacaaaaaacaaagcattTGCATCACTTATAAGTTGTTTTAAATTATTTCTCggcaattttttttaatgttatctTGTACTAGCATTATTTCGTCAAACTAATTCTTTATTAGATGCACCACAATGCTTTCAGTTTCATGTGTCCAAGATTTTGAGGAAAACCCATAGACAAAGGGAAAAATGGAGTGGATATCAAAACTCAAACACAAGGAAGACGATGAGTATTAGACCAATAGAGGAGTCTGGTATAACTTAGGGTAATGGCAATACATGTAATTATTCTGTCATTCAAGGGTTAGGTTGTAacctatttttacatatataaatatatctCTCGTGGATGACTCTCTCTCAGTTGAGAGAGATCTAatctcactttcatcttcttctcagtTTCCTGTTATGGTATCAGAGTTGCGAGAAGCGGACCTCTCACAGTGTTCGTCAATGGCGATTTCTGATTCCTCAGTTCAGTTTCTGTATCCTAGCAACCTTAATGTTGCGAACTTCGTCACAATCAAGCTTTCTTCAAGTAACTATCTTCTCTGGGAGACACAGACTTTTTCACTCATCGAGAGTCAAGATCTGTTAGGGTTCGTAAATGGTGAATGTCCCACTCCTGCTTGTGAGATCGTAGACTTGGAAGGCAAGATGATTGTGAATCCTGCATATCAGTCGTGGATTCGAATGGATCGACTTGTGAAGGCTTGGATCACAGGAACCCTCTCTGAAGAGGTTCTTGGACTCGCAGTAGGGATCAAGTCCTCAGTGGCTTTGTGGAGTACACTTGCTACAGCTTTTTCACAAGCGTCCGAGGCTCGCGAGTTCGAGCTGCTCTCAAAATTACATTTTCTGAAGAAAACAGAGTCTTCACCTCTGTCTTCATTTTTGATTGAGTTCAAGAACGTGTGTGACCAGTTGAGTTCCATAGGCAAACCAGTTCCAGATCAACGCAAGGTATTCTTGCTTCTAACAAATCTTGGATCAGCCTATGAGACGTTTGCAACTACTATGCTTAAGCCTCCAGTACCAAGCTATCAAGATCTGATTCCTTTGTTGCAGAGTCATGAGCTGAGAAACCGAGGTAATGGTTCAGATTCCCCTAGTCCACATCTTGCATTTCTTGGAGCTAAAACTCCAAAATCCGATGGTCAATCTAATAAAGGACGAGAGAAACACAACCATTTTACCTCTCGTGGCAGAGGATTTGTCCAGAATTCTCGTTCTTCTGAAGATAAGGAGAACAAAGGTACTGGTTCTGGATCTAATTCTTTTCAGAGCTCTAAAGGCTCAAATCAATACTATCGTTCCACTATCAAATGTCAGATTTGTCACAAATATGGACATGGTGCATTGAAATGTTATAGCCGATTTGATAATAGCTATCAGCCGGATGACATCCCTCAGGCACTTACTGCTCTTCACCTGAAGAACTCTCAAGACTCAGAATGGTTCCCTGATTGGGGCCACTGCGCATGTCACAGAATCTCCAGGTATACTCCATTCACTTACTCCTTATAGTGGTTTCAACAAAGTTATGGTAGGTGATGGTAATCATCTCTCAATCACACACACTAGCAATAGTTCCATATCTACTGGTACTACATCTCTGCCATTGAAAAATGTTTTGCTGGTTCCTTCTATTAAGAAAAATCTATTGTCGGTGTCTCAATTAACTCATGATTATCCATGTAGCTTTGAGTTTGATAAACATGGTTTTGTGGTTAAGGATCTTCCCACCAAGAGGATACTGGCATTGGGGAGTAACATTGGTGGTCTCTATAAGTTTCATACATCTTCTGGATCTCAGTCATATACTGATCAGGACCCTCAGGTCCATTTCTCTTCTCGGTTTCAGTCTACTACTGCAAACATTTGGCACCAGCGGCTTGGGCATCCTCAAAGCCATGTACTGAAATACCTTAGTAACCAAGGGTTAATCTCTATAACCCAACCTTCATAGCATTTGTGTTCTAGTTGTGAAATTAACAAGACTAGGAAACTTCCTTTTATTAGTTCTTTTACTAGATGTATTGCACCCCTGGACCGAGTACATTGTGATTTGTGGGGAAAGGCTCCAATGGCTAGTGTTCAACATTTTCACTATTATGTCATTTACATTGATGATTTTTCAAGATTTACTTGGTTGTATCCTCTTAAAAAGAAGTCTAATTTTTTCCATACCTTTCTAGAATTTCAGTCCATGGTTGAATGTCAGTTTGCTACAAAAATTAAAGTTTTCCAatgtgatggtggtggtgaatTTTCTGATAAAGTATTTCTTTCTCATCTCAAACACTGTGGTATTATCAATCAAGTCTCTTGTCCGGGTACACCAGCACAAAACAGTGTGCCAGAGAGGAAGCATAGACACATTGTGGAACTTGGGCTTGCTATGATGTATGCAGCCTCAGTCCCTTACAGGTTTTGGGTGGAAGCTTTCTTCTCAACCGTTTTCTTGATTAATAGGCTACCATCACACGTACTGGAGATGGATTCTCCTCTTCATGGGTTATTTCAGAAGCTACCTAACTACTCCATGCTGAGAgtatttggttcactttgttaCCCGTATTTGAGGGACTACGCAGCTCATAAGTTTACACCTCGATCTTTACCTTGTGTGTTTCTCGGCTACAGCGACAAACACAAGGGATatcgatgtctgcatcgccctaCTGGACGGGTGTATATCTCAAGACATGTCATCTTTGATGAgggttttcttccatttctgCAGCCTGGTGCTTCAGTTCCTAGCTCAGATGCTTGTGTTGTTGGTAGTTTTGCTCGATGGACATCTCCTACTAAGTCCACTTTGGCACCCACTACAACTGAGCCACCTATCGGTCCATGGTTTTCTGAGTCTGACGACTCTCCTACTCGGCCCACAGCTGCAATAGCCCAACCTGTGGATCAACCTATTACGAACCAAACTATTGTGGAGCAGCCCATTATGGAACAGCCCAATATGGGCCAGTCTACCTCCCCAACCGTGGTTCAGTCCACTGCAACACCTGTTGCTTCAGCCCAGCCGTTTATTGAGCCTAGGCCTTCTTCCGTTCCAGATGGGCCTTCTCATTCGATGGTGACTCGTAGCAAAGCTGGTGTGCGCAAACCCAACTGGAAATATGTACTTGCGGTTTCTTCTATTCCTATAGAATACTTCTGTGAAAGCAGCCCTTTGCCATCCCGGTTGGAAGGCAGCCATGCTAGAGGAAATGGCGGCTTTGGCACATAACCAGACCTGGACATTGGTTCCTCGAGACCCAACCATGAATATTGTTGGCTGTAAGTGGATTTTCAAATCCAAACTCAAAGCCGATGGGTCATTGGAACGCTTGAAGGCTCGTCTGGTGGCCAAGGGATTTTCCCAACAAGAGGGCGTAGACTTTATAGAAACGTTTACCCCTGTCATTAAACCAGGGTCTATCTGTTTGGTACTGACCATTGCAATGGTTCTCCGGTGGCCTATTCGACAACTCGACGTCAAAAATGCGTTCCTCCATGGTTACTTATCTACACCGGTGTTTATGAGCCAACCACCAGGTTTTGTATATGCATCCAAGCCTAATTATATTTGTCGCCTGGatcgtgcactttatgggcttcgCCAGGCCCCTAGGGCTTGGTTCGATCGTTTAAGTTCCTTTCTCATCGAGTGTGGCTTCTCTTGCTGCACCTCGGACTCGTCCATGTTTGTCTTTCAATGCAATGGCCAACTCTTGGTTCTCttactatatgtagatgatattgttctCACTGGGAACGACTCAACATTTTTGGATTCGTTTATTGCTACATTGGATACTCGGTTCTTCATGAAGGACTTGGGCCCGCTTCACTATTTTATGGGCATCGAGGTGACCGCTACTAAGCAAGGCTTGTTTTTGTCCCAGACAAAATATGCTACTGAAATTCTTAGACGTGCACATATGGCTGATATTAAGCCCACGGCTACCCCATGGTGCTATGCCCGGATTTGACATCAGATGCGCCATTTCCAGATGCAACTCTATATAGGAGTCTGGTTGGCGCCCTGCAATATCTCACCATGACTCGCCCTGATCTATCTTTTGCAGTCAACTCAGTTTGTCAGTATATGCATGCCCCCACGGAGGCTCATTTTGGCATGGTGAAGCGTATTCTACGCTATGTTTGTGGCACAATTGATCGGGGTCTCTGAATTGTTCGGGACAGCTCTCCTGATCTATTTGCCTTCTCCGATTCGGATTGGGCTGGCTGCCCGGTTACTCATCGATCTACTACAGGGTTCTGCACTTTTCTTGGCTCCAATTGTATCTCTTGGAGTGCCAAGAAACAACCCACTATATCTTGTTCTAGCACAGAGGCTGAATACCGGGCGATGGCTACTACGACTGCTGAACTCGCTTGGTTATCCTATCTCTTACATGATATTGGCATACCACAACCATGTCCTGCAACTTTGTTTTGTGACAATCTTAGTGCCTTACAT is drawn from Telopea speciosissima isolate NSW1024214 ecotype Mountain lineage chromosome 1, Tspe_v1, whole genome shotgun sequence and contains these coding sequences:
- the LOC122653272 gene encoding G-type lectin S-receptor-like serine/threonine-protein kinase LECRK3 — encoded protein: MASNVAFPHILFFSFLLFLLLDVSQAKVNLNSHLISGDGGSPWTSPSGDFAFGFRPLEDKNFFLLCIWFNQIPDQTVVWYANGGNPAPKNSIIELTKGGQFVLTNPKGQQLWKAEMINSRNVAYAAMLDNGNFVLKSKKSVHIWESFSQPTDTMLPGQTLQVGGSLSSRLSKIDYSRGMFQLRLLEDGTLVLNPVSLPSNFPYAPYFAIDANPADDCSKLVFNESGRLYIERSNGSIVNLSPSAIFPIAGFYHRATLDVRGAFYLYAHPRPSRGGTGDWSIEKSFPDNVCDIKGFLGSGACGYNSYCKVANGMPQCKCPPEYTLNDPNNSLSGCKPKIPLVCEKGESGSPETLFEFKELRGTNWPFADYERIEPISEEGCKNSCLLDCYCAVVIYSNVKCWKKRLPLSNGRFKANDTLKAFFKVRLASSSSTKKKDRTIVILSGSMGGSIFMINFLLLAAICLTACIAYQKRPKVSKQVSSISETNLHSFTYKELEEATNGFKEELGQGSFGIVYKGLYPFSSNNLVAVKRLNKLVQEGEKEFKTEVSVIGQTHHENLVRLFGFCEEGPHRLLVYEFMSNGSLASFLFGRSRPHWDRRTPIAIGIARGLAYLHEECSTQIIHCDIKPQNILLDNFFRPRISDFGLAKLLMPDQVLTLTSIRGTRGYMAPEWFRSMPITAKVDTYSFGVMLLEIISCRSVAQTACGGKDKAILTDWAYDCYRYGKLEELVEGDEEAMRDEKRQKRLETLLMIAIWCIQEETSLRPEMKEVLKMLEETVNVPSPRCPFPLSSYC